In one Platichthys flesus chromosome 3, fPlaFle2.1, whole genome shotgun sequence genomic region, the following are encoded:
- the adamts12 gene encoding A disintegrin and metalloproteinase with thrombospondin motifs 12 produces MRCPQERPVPLLLLLLHFVFILASGHEELPDSGTVFSFFAEQGRLFQSESDASIVHPEKTDAQGEFITHSLSHHFQGGRVRRDLRPLAAEEQVYYKVNYRGRALLFNLTANNNLLSNGYILERRNGSANRTEHRPSGGNSCHLLGTVETSDVRGTAAISTCKGLRGFFSLPEGQYFIEPAQKPADDPSGPPEPHVVYPRAPTENHRKKRSPESKDTPGACGVQDAPGDSVQVEREREQWEREQQGGEEQARSRSQRSVSRDRWVETMVVADSKLIEYHGSDNVESYIFTIMNMVAGIFHDASIGNAVHVILVRLILLQGEEKGLKIAHHADSTLASFCAWQKNLNPQSDTHPAHHDVAVLVTRKDICAGMNQPCETLGLSHLSGMCQPHRSCNINEDSGLPVAFTVAHEMGHSFGIHHDGQGNDCELAGKHPFIMSRQLMYDSSPLTWSSCSKEYITRFLDRGWGFCLDDRPSKRDLTTPLARLGVRYTTHHQCQLQYGPNATFCPEVDNVCQILWCSVNGSCRSKLDSPIDGTRCGPEKWCISGECVIVGKLPETVNGGWGKWSTWSHCSRTCGTGVQSAERECNSPKPEFGGKYCTGERKRYRTCNTKPCQKGKPTFREMQCSEFDTVAYNNELYQWIPVFNPLSACELHCRPVNENFSEKMLDAVTDGTTCFMNNKSRNICVNGVCKDVGCDCGIDSNAVEDRCGVCLGDGTSCETVYKSFNEADGFGYVDVGVIPEGARDILVTEVEEAGNFLALRSEASEEYFLNGNFIIQWNGEYQAGETTFYYERSGNMENLTAPGPTKQPVMLQLLFQEKNMGIKYEYTIKKTKEAGNEIIEPTYSWRHGAWTDCSTTCGLGEQFQPVRCFEVDVGVVDESLCDPESRPEDRHRRCKTMDCPARWWVGGWQQCTATCGSDGMRKRTVLCVRTVSAEERVLHPMECKHLLKPKPVVQCNRDVPCGKDWVVGDWEECPVTCGGSVRSRIITCALAPKKTCDLSTKPRSRSLCALQSCPNASLRRRPGPPPKYRRIYPPKSRPAEPPASPTWAPTSPTATATVPATKKTTKETTTAVVPTTESPSTPETTSPEIIEKDDDYEFSVVVRKDGDKKEDVFPSKPSPVEKEMKASGVEKENMEGEEGSTPNVVMFTPGYDYVVEDMTAEEEGIIDLDVSTTATSLKNPPTSTTSQTSPPTARATRTPTTTSSSTPHTSTETWVKTTRHLYNPHTSPRSHWTHRAPLTTPMYKKLSVPSKTGFHTTQAPSTTSRKLFTTAASAQPTVKIIKVKKPATTPKKKSSVSRAKKPSSRSKGSKNPNQRPGSPVSSSPSARQPVSRDISWVVGNWSECSTTCGIGAIWRTVVCSSPSDEDCANVKRPEPARTCELLPCATWQSGSWSKCPDNCAVVGRRHRDVQCVDSQSKRPLRPFHCQAESSRPVSSLTCPHKPCMTWSISPWGQCSGSCGEGIRERLVYCPELHRCSTTLRPNNTDTCSLKPCTHWKTEEWEECPASCGGAQQQRQVNCVSDQDSAVMPNSLCEKISKPETLRKCNMQECKTNTGPVCRKNTMSSRFCDKLKLLGRCSLRSVQRQCCVTCGP; encoded by the exons ATGCGATGTCCGCAGGAGCGCccggttcctctgctgctgctgctgctgcactttgttttcattttggcaTCGGGCCACGAAGAGCTCCCCGACTCTGGCACAGTCTTCTCCTTCTTTGCAGAGCAAG GTCGTTTGTTCCAGTCCGAATCAGACGCGTCCATCGTCCACCCAGAGAAAACTGATGCTCAAGGAGAGTTCATTACCCACTCGCTGTCTCACCACTTCCAGGGTGGAAGAGTCAGACGTGACCTGCGACCCCTCGCAGCGGAGGAACAGGTTTACTATAAGGTCAACTACAGGGGTCGGGCTTTATTGTTCAATTTGACTGCCAACAACAACCTGCTTTCAAATGGCTACATCCTGGAGAGGAGGAACGGCAGCGCCAACAGGACTGAGCATCGTCCCTCTGGGGGGAATTCCTGCCACCTCCTCGGCACCGTGGAAACGTCTGATGTGAGAGGAACTGCCGCCATCAGCACCTGTAAAGGACTG AGAGGCTTCTTCTCGCTGCCAGAGGGACAATATTTTATCGAACCTGCTCAGAAACCTGCTGATGATCCTTCAGGGCCTCCAGAGCCCCACGTTGTCTATCCCAGAGCTCCAACAGAGAACCACAGGAAGAAACGCAGCCCGGAGTCTAAGGACACGCCCGGTGCGTGTGGAGTTCAAG ATGCTCCAGGGGACTCCGTccaggtggagagggagagggagcagtgggagagggagcagcaggGCGGGGAGGAGCAGGCTCGGTCTCGCTCGCAGCGCTCGGTCAGCAGGGATCGCTGGGTGGAGACCATGGTGGTGGCCGACTCCAAACTCATCGAGTATCACGGCAGCGATAATGTCGAGTCCTACATCTTCACCATCATGAACATG GTGGCGGGGATCTTTCACGATGCCAGTATTGGGAACGCCGTCCATGTCATCCTGGTGCGCCTCATTCTGTTACAGGGAGAAGAG AAAGGGTTGAAGATCGCTCACCATGCCGACAGCACTCTGGCCAGTTTCTGTGCTTGGCAGAAAAACCTCAACCCTCAGAGCGACACACACCCGGCTCACCATGACGTGGCCGTGCTGGTCACCAG GAAAGACATCTGTGCTGGGATGAACCAGCCCTGTGAGACCCTGGGTCTGTCTCATCTGTCTGGGATGTGTCAGCCTCACCGCAGCTGCAATATCAATGAGGACTCGGGACTACCTGTCGCTTTCACCGTCGCTCATGAAATGGGCCAcag CTTTGGAATCCATCATGACGGCCAGGGGAACGACTGCGAGCTGGCAGGGAAGCACCCGTTCATCATGTCCCGACAGCTGATGTACGACAGCTCGCCTCTCACCTGGTCGTCCTGCTCCAAAGAATACATCACCCGTTTCCTCGA tCGTGGATGGGGTTTCTGTCTGGACGACCGTCCTTCCAAGAGGGATCTCACCACGCCGCTGGCTCGCCTCGGCGTCCGCTACACCACGCACCACCAGTGCCAGCTCCAATATGGCCCCAATGCTACCTTCTGCCCTGAGGTCGAT AACGTTTGCCAGATTCTTTGGTGTTCGGTGAACGGCTCCTGTCGCTCCAAACTGGACTCGCCTATAGACGGCACCCGCTGCGGACCAGAGAAG TGGTGCATCTCGGGCGAGTGCGTGATTGTGGGTAAACTCCCAGAGACTGTGAACGGAGGCTGGGGAAAGTGGAGTACCTGGTCTCACTGCTCCAGGACCTGTGGGACAGGGGTTCAGTCAGCGGAGAGGGAATGTAACAGCCCCAA ACCAGAGTTTGGAGGCAAGTACTGCACCGGAGAAAGGAAGCGCTATCGGACGTGTAACACAAAACCCTGCCAGAAGGGCAAGCCCACCTTTCGAGAGATGCAGTGCAGTGAGTTCGACACCGTGGCCTACAACAACGAGCTCTATCAGTGGATTCCCGTGTTCAACCCGC TGAGCGCCTGCGAGCTGCACTGCCGACCGGTCAACGAGAATTTCTCGGAGAAGATGCTCGACGCGGTGACGGACGGGACGACGTGCTTCATGAACAACAAGTCCAGGAACATCTGCGTCAACGGAGTGTGCAAG GACGTCGGCTGTGACTGTGGCATCGACTCCAACGCGGTGGAGGACCGCTGCGGGGTTTGCCTGGGCGACGGCACGAGCTGCGAGACGGTCTACAAGTCCTTCAACGAGGCGGACGGCTTCG GGTACGTGGACGTGGGCGTGATACCTGAGGGGGCGCGGGACATCCTGGTAACGGAAGTCGAGGAGGCAGGTAACTTCCTGGCCCTGAGGAGTGAGGCATCGGAGGAGTACTTCCTCAACGGCAACTTCATCATCCAGTGGAACGGGGAGTACCAGGCCGGTGAGACCACGTTCTACTACGAGCGCAGCGGGAACATGGAGAACCTCACCGCTCCTGGACCCACCAAGCAGCCAGTCATGCTCCAG CTGCTGTTTCAGGAGAAGAACATGGGTATAAAGTACGAGTACACGATAAAGAAGACCAAAGAGGCAGGAAACGAGATCATCGAACCCACGTACAGCTGGAGACACGGGGCGTGGACGGACTGCAGCACCACCTGTGGCCTAG GTGAGCAGTTCCAGCCGGTGCGATGCTTCGAGGTGGACGTGGGCGTGGTGGACGAGTCTCTGTGTGACCCAGAGAGTCGTCCTGAGGATCGACACCGAAGATGCAAGACGATGGATTGTCCTGCAAG GTGGTGGGTTGGAGGCTGGCAGCAGTGCACAGCCACCTGTGGGTCCGATGGGATGAGAAAGCGAACGGTGCTGTGCGTCCGCACGgtctctgcagaggagagggtCCTCCACCCTATGGAGTGCAAGCATCTCCTTAAACCCAAACCTGTGGTGCAGTGCAACAGAGACGTTCCATGTGGGAAGGACTGGGTGGTCGGGGACTGGGAAGAG TGCCCAGTCACATGTGGAGGAAGCGTGCGCTCACGCATCATCACGTGCGCACTCGCACCCAAAAAGACCTGTGACCTCTCCACCAAACCTCGGTCCAGATCACTGTGTGCCCTGCAGAGCTGCCCTAACGCGAGTCTACGTAGACGACCTGGGCCCCCACCAAAATACCGCCGCATCTACCCACCGAAGAGCCGCCCTGCCGAGCCTCCAGCTTCCCCTACCTGGGCTCCCACCAGccccacagccacagccaccgTCCCTGcgacaaagaaaacaaccaaaGAAACGACAACTGCTGTCGTCCCTACCACCGAATCCCCTTCAACCCCGGAAACCACATCCCCTGAAATCATCGAGAAAGATGATGATTATGAGTTCAGTGTTGTCGTGAGGAAAGACGGGGATAAGAAGGAGGACGTTTTTCCTTCTAAACCCAGCCCTGTGGAAAAGGAGATGAAAGCAAGTGGGgtggaaaaggaaaacatggagggagaggagggcagTACGCCAAACGTGGTGATGTTCACTCCAGGATATGATTATGTTGTCGAGGATATGACGGCTGAAGAGGAGGGGATCATCGACCTGGATGTTTCTACGACAGCTACATCCTTGAAAAATCCTCCCACGTCGACCACTTCACAGACAAGTCCACCCACCGCGCGCGCAACCAGAACACCCACcacaaccagctcctccacccCACACACCAGCACTGAAACATGGGTGAAGACCACTCGCCACTTATACAACCCCCACACCAGTCCACGGAGCCACTGGACACACAGGGCTCCCCTCACCACTCCCATGTACAAGAAGCTATCAGTCCCGTCGAAAACCGGCTTCCACACGACGCAAGCTCCTTCCACAACCTCAAGAAAACTGTTCACCACTGCTGCATCGGCCCAGCCCACAGTGAAGATAATTAAAGTGAAGAAACCTGCTACGACACCAAAGAAAAAAAGTTCTGTGTCACGTGCTAAAAAGCCCTCGTCGCGGTCCAAAGGCTCCAAGAACCCAAACCAGCGCCCGGGGAGTCCTGTGAGCAGCTCCCCCAGTGCCAGGCAGCCGGTCAGCAGGGATATCTCCTGGGTTGTAGGAAACTGGAGCGAG TGTTCAACAACATGTGGCATCGGTGCAATATGGCGAACAGTGGTGTGCAGCTCTCCGAGCGATGAGGACTGTGCCAACGTGAAGAGACCTGAGCCTGCACGTACGTGTGAGCTGCTGCCCTGTGCCACCTGGCAAAGTGGCAGCTGGAGCAAA TGCCCAGATAACTGTGCAGTGGTGGGACGGAGGCACCGGGACGTCCAGTGTGTTGATTCTCAGAGTAAACGTCCCCTCAGGCCGTTCCACTGCCAAGCGGAGTCCAGCCGACCTGTCAGCTCTTTGACGTGTCCCCACAAGCCCTGTATGACCTGGAGCATATCCCCCTGGGGACAG TGCTCCGGCAGCTGTGGCGAAGGCATCAGGGAGCGTCTGGTGTACTGTCCCGAGCTTCATCGCTGCAGCACCACGCTGAGACCAAACAACACGGACACCTGCAGCCTAAAGCCCTGCACGCACTGGAAGAccgaggagtgggaggag TGTCCTGCGAGTTGTGGTGGggctcagcagcagcggcaAGTCAACTGTGTGAGTGACCAGGATTCGGCTGTGATGCCAAACAGCCTCTGTGAGAAGATTTCCAAACCAGAAACACTCAGGAAGTGCAACATGCAGGAATGCAAGACCAACACAG GTCCAGTTTGCAGAAAGAACACCATGTCCTCACGCTTCTGTGACAAGCTGAAGCTCCTGGGCCGCTGCTCTCTCAGATCGGTCCAAAGACAGTGTTGTGTCACCTGCGGGCCGTAG